The following proteins come from a genomic window of Pseudodesulfovibrio alkaliphilus:
- a CDS encoding GNAT family N-acetyltransferase, whose translation MSITPHTRAATQDDVFAMEQIMRDAFAQSYATFMPEQYVREWYDANTASRTVRIGLSRAGVAEIMGRIVGFVMYTDNTITELWVDPAYQGQGAGRALIHWIEEAFRAMGFPTITLYCYEANGPALEFYARMRFRRASSFDSRDVPGGPVRVYTMLKMVSRLKR comes from the coding sequence ATGAGCATCACCCCGCACACCCGCGCCGCGACCCAGGACGATGTCTTCGCCATGGAGCAGATCATGCGCGACGCCTTTGCACAAAGCTACGCCACCTTCATGCCCGAGCAGTACGTGCGCGAATGGTACGACGCCAACACGGCCTCGCGCACGGTGCGTATCGGCCTGAGCCGGGCCGGGGTGGCCGAGATCATGGGCCGCATTGTCGGCTTTGTCATGTACACGGACAACACCATCACCGAGCTTTGGGTGGACCCGGCCTATCAGGGCCAGGGGGCGGGCCGCGCCCTGATCCATTGGATCGAGGAGGCGTTCCGGGCCATGGGATTCCCCACCATCACCCTCTACTGCTACGAGGCCAACGGCCCGGCGCTGGAATTCTATGCCCGGATGCGCTTTCGCCGGGCATCGAGCTTCGACTCGCGCGATGTGCCCGGCGGGCCGGTCAGGGTCTATACCATGCTCAAGATGGTCTCCCGCCTCAAGAGATGA
- a CDS encoding ABC transporter permease, with translation MWFGRKKIRRPLRRPSPWSRHALLAAGSLIVGLMSIGALLAPWLAPYDPNLINVDALLRAPCAEHLMGTDALGRDVFSRILFGGRVSLWVGFVAVGIATSIGLVLGLMAGYFGRLADEIIMRGVDVMLCFPSFFLILAVIAFLEPSLTNIMVVIGLTGWMGVARLVRAETLSIRERDYVLAARAAGAGSGRIIARHILPNALAPVLVSATLGVAGAILTESSLSFLGLGVQPPDASWGNMLLEGKEVLGIAWWLSVFPGLAILVTVLGYNLLGESLRDLLDPRLKQ, from the coding sequence ATGTGGTTTGGCCGAAAAAAAATACGACGCCCCCTCAGACGCCCATCGCCCTGGTCGCGCCACGCCCTGCTTGCCGCAGGCAGTCTCATCGTGGGATTGATGTCGATCGGCGCCCTGCTGGCCCCGTGGCTGGCGCCTTACGACCCGAACCTGATCAATGTGGACGCCCTGCTCAGGGCTCCCTGCGCCGAACACCTGATGGGCACCGACGCCCTGGGCCGCGACGTGTTCTCGCGCATTCTCTTCGGCGGACGGGTCTCGCTGTGGGTGGGCTTCGTGGCCGTTGGCATCGCCACCTCCATTGGGCTCGTCCTCGGCCTGATGGCCGGATATTTCGGACGGCTGGCCGATGAGATCATCATGCGCGGGGTGGATGTCATGCTCTGCTTCCCGTCGTTTTTCCTGATCCTGGCGGTCATCGCCTTTCTGGAACCGAGCCTGACCAACATCATGGTGGTCATCGGCCTGACGGGATGGATGGGCGTGGCCAGACTGGTACGGGCCGAGACCCTGAGCATCCGCGAGCGCGACTACGTTCTGGCTGCCCGCGCTGCCGGGGCCGGGTCGGGCCGCATCATCGCCCGCCACATCCTGCCCAATGCCCTGGCCCCGGTGCTGGTCTCGGCCACACTGGGCGTGGCCGGGGCCATTCTGACGGAATCCTCCCTCTCCTTTCTCGGCCTGGGCGTCCAGCCGCCCGACGCCTCCTGGGGCAACATGCTCCTCGAGGGCAAAGAGGTGCTGGGCATCGCGTGGTGGCTGTCGGTCTTTCCCGGTCTGGCCATCCTCGTCACGGTCCTGGGCTACAACCTGCTTGGCGAATCCCTGCGGGATTTGCTTGACCCGAGGCTGAAACAATGA
- a CDS encoding ABC transporter permease, whose product MAQILKRILLKLIWVAVVFLGITVISFWVIHLAPGSPTDLQTTLNPEAGMEARAQLEKLYGLDRPLHIQYASWLSRLVRLDFGQSMSGDHRPVWDKIKERLPLTFGMNVASLVLTLLIAVPIGVASAWWRGGAFDRVSTVVVFIGFAMPGFWLALLLMLWLGIAWPILPISGLTSLGHEHMTGPQKVWDVVRHLILPVFIYTSGSWAGMSRFMRSSMLEVLHQDYIMTARAKGLPSRVVLFKHALRNALMPVITILGLSVPALIGGSVIIESIFALPGLGQLFYQAVMARDYPLIMGSLVLGAVLTLAGNLLADVGYSLADPRVRLGGGRER is encoded by the coding sequence ATGGCCCAGATACTCAAACGAATCCTCTTGAAACTCATATGGGTGGCCGTGGTCTTTCTTGGCATCACGGTCATCAGCTTCTGGGTCATACACCTCGCGCCCGGCTCGCCAACGGACCTGCAAACCACCCTCAACCCCGAGGCGGGCATGGAGGCCCGGGCCCAGCTCGAAAAGCTCTACGGCCTGGACCGGCCCCTGCACATTCAATACGCCAGCTGGCTTTCGCGGCTGGTCCGGCTCGACTTCGGCCAGTCCATGTCCGGCGACCACCGCCCCGTGTGGGACAAGATAAAGGAACGGCTTCCCCTGACCTTCGGCATGAACGTGGCCTCCCTGGTCCTGACCCTGCTGATCGCCGTGCCCATCGGCGTGGCCTCGGCGTGGTGGCGGGGCGGCGCTTTTGACCGGGTTTCCACGGTGGTGGTCTTCATCGGCTTTGCCATGCCCGGCTTCTGGCTGGCACTGCTGCTCATGCTCTGGCTCGGCATCGCCTGGCCCATCCTGCCCATCTCCGGGCTCACCTCCCTTGGTCATGAGCACATGACCGGACCGCAAAAGGTCTGGGACGTGGTCAGGCATCTCATTCTGCCGGTGTTCATTTACACCTCGGGCTCCTGGGCAGGCATGTCCCGCTTCATGCGTTCCTCCATGCTCGAGGTGCTGCACCAGGACTACATCATGACCGCCCGGGCCAAGGGGCTGCCCAGCCGCGTGGTGCTCTTCAAGCACGCGCTCAGGAACGCGCTCATGCCGGTGATCACCATCCTCGGCCTGTCGGTGCCCGCGCTGATCGGCGGCTCGGTGATCATCGAGTCCATCTTCGCGCTGCCGGGGCTGGGCCAGCTCTTCTATCAGGCGGTCATGGCCCGCGACTATCCGCTGATCATGGGCAGCCTCGTGCTGGGCGCGGTGCTGACCCTGGCGGGCAACCTCCTGGCCGACGTGGGCTACAGCCTGGCCGACCCGCGTGTTCGCCTCGGCGGAGGGCGCGAGCGATGA
- a CDS encoding type II toxin-antitoxin system ParD family antitoxin, giving the protein MQKNTSVTLGPHFENFISNQVKEGRFNSASEAIRAGLRLLEEREARVKALQLALSEGEKSGIADYSLEKLSAELDG; this is encoded by the coding sequence ATGCAAAAAAACACCAGCGTCACGCTCGGACCGCATTTTGAAAACTTTATCAGCAACCAAGTCAAAGAAGGGAGATTTAACTCCGCCAGCGAAGCTATTCGCGCTGGGTTACGTCTTCTTGAGGAGCGCGAAGCCAGAGTCAAAGCACTGCAACTCGCACTCAGCGAAGGCGAGAAGAGTGGTATTGCCGACTATTCATTGGAAAAGCTGTCTGCCGAGTTGGACGGCTAG
- a CDS encoding type II toxin-antitoxin system RelE/ParE family toxin, with translation MRFQLTNKAYADLKNIARYTQTTWGIEQRKEYLSRLDQSFHVIAENIGIGRNCDHIREGYFSHPVGKHLVFYRVEDEIVTIVRILHQSMDVERQC, from the coding sequence ATGCGATTTCAGCTTACCAATAAGGCGTATGCCGATCTCAAGAATATCGCCAGGTACACGCAAACGACTTGGGGTATCGAGCAGCGGAAGGAATATCTATCGCGGCTGGATCAATCTTTCCATGTGATCGCAGAGAATATCGGCATCGGCAGGAATTGCGATCACATCAGAGAAGGATATTTCAGTCATCCGGTTGGAAAGCATCTGGTCTTCTATCGCGTTGAAGACGAGATAGTGACCATCGTCAGAATCCTGCACCAGAGTATGGATGTGGAACGGCAATGCTAA